One Mya arenaria isolate MELC-2E11 chromosome 5, ASM2691426v1 genomic window carries:
- the LOC128236078 gene encoding poly(rC)-binding protein 3-like isoform X2, which yields MERTMVQGGETNGIAPSILTVRMIMQGKEVGSIIGKKGDNIKKYREDSGAKINISDGSCPERIVTITGTTDNIHKAFTMICSKFEEQPSLFQDLQNTPTVPKPPVTLRLVVPASQCGSLIGKGGIKIKEIRESTGASIQVASEMLPNSTERAVTVSGTAEAVTACIQVVCNIMLESPPKGATIPYRPKPAVPPVVYAGGQAYIIQNPQIPMPSPAEVWCNCPQEPYGYTLKPKVILNKLNQMSLGQPVPMVHPQAYMPGMVGHAPAHLMHSNMAEIPERTERYILNQLYGHFDVSAAPGYAPIPFHQRPLPNGPIPAPNGQQTHEMNIPNDLIGCIIGRGGQKINEIRQISGANIKISNAEDGIPDRKVTITGTPETIGMAQYLINTSMELHKTLVLDPNSAAPSPSSTVTPSSASPVTPVTSVTSPAVSQQAAPVTMPMTSMNFPGMKPLQIIGMNGLNGLQPLPGSYPSIPSLPGMNGGLNGLNYGLIDPMFINCGIGQPMHHSAANFTGKMRVGVAAVKTGSPKFSPY from the exons ATGGAGAGAACCATGGTGCAAGGAGGGGAAACCAACGGCATTGCGCCATCCATTCTCACTGTCCGCATGATCATGCAGGGAAAG GAGGTTGGCAGCATAATCGGAAAG AAAGGAGacaatataaagaaatacagaGAAGAT AGTGGTGCTAAAATCAACATATCTGATGGTTCGTGTCCTGAACGTATAGTCACCATAACAGGAACGACAGACAACATTCACAAAGCATTCACAATGATATGTTCTAAATTTGAGGAG CAGCCATCTTTGTTTCAGGACCTCCAAAACACGCCCACAGTGCCGAAACCCCCCGTCACACTGCGTCTGGTCGTACCGGCCAGCCAGTGTGGCTCGCTTATCGGCAAGGGCGGCATCAAGATTAAAGAAATCAGAGAG AGTACGGGAGCGTCTATACAAGTGGCCAGTGAAATGTTGCCCAACTCCACAGAGCGAGCGGTCACCGTGTCGGGAACAGCTGAAGCAGTCACAGCGTGTATACAAGTGGTCTGCAATATTATGTTGGAG TCCCCACCAAAGGGCGCCACAATTCCCTACCGCCCGAAGCCAGCAGTTCCCCCAGTGGTTTATGCGGGTGGGCAAGCATACATCATACAGAATCCACAGATACCAATGCCGTCACCAGCAGAG GTCTGGTGTAACTGCCCACAGGAGCCTTATGGTTACACG CTAAAACCCAAGGTTATA TTGAACAAGTTGAACCAGATGTCACTGGGGCAGCCCGTACCGATGGTACACCCACAAGCCTATATGCCAGGTATGGTGGGCCATGCTCCCGCTCACCTCATGCATTCCAACATGGCCGAAATACCCG AAAGAACAGAGAGATACATCCTGAACCAACTTTACGGACACTTTGATG TGTCGGCGGCGCCTGGGTATGCTCCGATACCGTTTCATCAACGACCACTGCCCAATGGCCCGATCCCAGCACCAAATGGGCAGCAGACACATGAAATGAACATCCCAAACGATCTCATTGGCTGTATCATTGGCAGGGGCGGACAGAAAATCAACGAGATTAG GCAAATCTCTGGTGCTAATATCAAGATTTCAAATGCGGAAGATGGGATACCAGACCGAAAAGTCACGATCACAGGAACTCCCGAAACTATCGGCATGGCTCAGTACTTAATCAACACCAG CATGGAATTACATAAGACTCTAGTCCTAGACCCTAACTCCGCTGCTCCATCCCCATCAAGTACCGTAACTCCGTCATCTGCAAGTCCAGTAACTCCAGTGACTTCAGTTACCTCCCCTGCAGTATCCCAGCAGGCAGCTCCAGTTACCATGCCGATGACCTCAATGAACTTTCCTGGGATGAAACCGCTTCAGATAATAGGGATGAATGGTCTTAATGGACTGCAACCTTTACCCGGATCTTATCCTTCCATACCTTCTTTGCCAGGAATGAATGGTggtttaaatggtttaaattatGGACTGATTGATCCAATGTTTATTAACTGCGGAATTGGACAGCCTATGCACCATTCTGCAGCAAATTTTACAGGAAAAATGCGAGTCGGAGTCGCCGCGGTAAAAACGGGCTCGCCAAAGTTCTCCCCCTACTAA
- the LOC128236078 gene encoding poly(rC)-binding protein 3-like isoform X5, whose translation MERTMVQGGETNGIAPSILTVRMIMQGKEVGSIIGKKGDNIKKYREDSGAKINISDGSCPERIVTITGTTDNIHKAFTMICSKFEEQPSLFQDLQNTPTVPKPPVTLRLVVPASQCGSLIGKGGIKIKEIRESTGASIQVASEMLPNSTERAVTVSGTAEAVTACIQVVCNIMLESPPKGATIPYRPKPAVPPVVYAGGQAYIIQNPQIPMPSPAEVWCNCPQEPYGYTLNKLNQMSLGQPVPMVHPQAYMPGMVGHAPAHLMHSNMAEIPERTERYILNQLYGHFDVSAAPGYAPIPFHQRPLPNGPIPAPNGQQTHEMNIPNDLIGCIIGRGGQKINEIRQISGANIKISNAEDGIPDRKVTITGTPETIGMAQYLINTSMELHKTLVLDPNSAAPSPSSTVTPSSASPVTPVTSVTSPAVSQQAAPVTMPMTSMNFPGMKPLQIIGMNGLNGLQPLPGSYPSIPSLPGMNGGLNGLNYGLIDPMFINCGIGQPMHHSAANFTGKMRVGVAAVKTGSPKFSPY comes from the exons ATGGAGAGAACCATGGTGCAAGGAGGGGAAACCAACGGCATTGCGCCATCCATTCTCACTGTCCGCATGATCATGCAGGGAAAG GAGGTTGGCAGCATAATCGGAAAG AAAGGAGacaatataaagaaatacagaGAAGAT AGTGGTGCTAAAATCAACATATCTGATGGTTCGTGTCCTGAACGTATAGTCACCATAACAGGAACGACAGACAACATTCACAAAGCATTCACAATGATATGTTCTAAATTTGAGGAG CAGCCATCTTTGTTTCAGGACCTCCAAAACACGCCCACAGTGCCGAAACCCCCCGTCACACTGCGTCTGGTCGTACCGGCCAGCCAGTGTGGCTCGCTTATCGGCAAGGGCGGCATCAAGATTAAAGAAATCAGAGAG AGTACGGGAGCGTCTATACAAGTGGCCAGTGAAATGTTGCCCAACTCCACAGAGCGAGCGGTCACCGTGTCGGGAACAGCTGAAGCAGTCACAGCGTGTATACAAGTGGTCTGCAATATTATGTTGGAG TCCCCACCAAAGGGCGCCACAATTCCCTACCGCCCGAAGCCAGCAGTTCCCCCAGTGGTTTATGCGGGTGGGCAAGCATACATCATACAGAATCCACAGATACCAATGCCGTCACCAGCAGAG GTCTGGTGTAACTGCCCACAGGAGCCTTATGGTTACACG TTGAACAAGTTGAACCAGATGTCACTGGGGCAGCCCGTACCGATGGTACACCCACAAGCCTATATGCCAGGTATGGTGGGCCATGCTCCCGCTCACCTCATGCATTCCAACATGGCCGAAATACCCG AAAGAACAGAGAGATACATCCTGAACCAACTTTACGGACACTTTGATG TGTCGGCGGCGCCTGGGTATGCTCCGATACCGTTTCATCAACGACCACTGCCCAATGGCCCGATCCCAGCACCAAATGGGCAGCAGACACATGAAATGAACATCCCAAACGATCTCATTGGCTGTATCATTGGCAGGGGCGGACAGAAAATCAACGAGATTAG GCAAATCTCTGGTGCTAATATCAAGATTTCAAATGCGGAAGATGGGATACCAGACCGAAAAGTCACGATCACAGGAACTCCCGAAACTATCGGCATGGCTCAGTACTTAATCAACACCAG CATGGAATTACATAAGACTCTAGTCCTAGACCCTAACTCCGCTGCTCCATCCCCATCAAGTACCGTAACTCCGTCATCTGCAAGTCCAGTAACTCCAGTGACTTCAGTTACCTCCCCTGCAGTATCCCAGCAGGCAGCTCCAGTTACCATGCCGATGACCTCAATGAACTTTCCTGGGATGAAACCGCTTCAGATAATAGGGATGAATGGTCTTAATGGACTGCAACCTTTACCCGGATCTTATCCTTCCATACCTTCTTTGCCAGGAATGAATGGTggtttaaatggtttaaattatGGACTGATTGATCCAATGTTTATTAACTGCGGAATTGGACAGCCTATGCACCATTCTGCAGCAAATTTTACAGGAAAAATGCGAGTCGGAGTCGCCGCGGTAAAAACGGGCTCGCCAAAGTTCTCCCCCTACTAA
- the LOC128236078 gene encoding poly(rC)-binding protein 3-like isoform X6: MERTMVQGGETNGIAPSILTVRMIMQGKEVGSIIGKKGDNIKKYREDSGAKINISDGSCPERIVTITGTTDNIHKAFTMICSKFEEQPSLFQDLQNTPTVPKPPVTLRLVVPASQCGSLIGKGGIKIKEIRESTGASIQVASEMLPNSTERAVTVSGTAEAVTACIQVVCNIMLESPPKGATIPYRPKPAVPPVVYAGGQAYIIQNPQIPMPSPAELKPKVILNKLNQMSLGQPVPMVHPQAYMPGMVGHAPAHLMHSNMAEIPERTERYILNQLYGHFDVSAAPGYAPIPFHQRPLPNGPIPAPNGQQTHEMNIPNDLIGCIIGRGGQKINEIRQISGANIKISNAEDGIPDRKVTITGTPETIGMAQYLINTSMELHKTLVLDPNSAAPSPSSTVTPSSASPVTPVTSVTSPAVSQQAAPVTMPMTSMNFPGMKPLQIIGMNGLNGLQPLPGSYPSIPSLPGMNGGLNGLNYGLIDPMFINCGIGQPMHHSAANFTGKMRVGVAAVKTGSPKFSPY, from the exons ATGGAGAGAACCATGGTGCAAGGAGGGGAAACCAACGGCATTGCGCCATCCATTCTCACTGTCCGCATGATCATGCAGGGAAAG GAGGTTGGCAGCATAATCGGAAAG AAAGGAGacaatataaagaaatacagaGAAGAT AGTGGTGCTAAAATCAACATATCTGATGGTTCGTGTCCTGAACGTATAGTCACCATAACAGGAACGACAGACAACATTCACAAAGCATTCACAATGATATGTTCTAAATTTGAGGAG CAGCCATCTTTGTTTCAGGACCTCCAAAACACGCCCACAGTGCCGAAACCCCCCGTCACACTGCGTCTGGTCGTACCGGCCAGCCAGTGTGGCTCGCTTATCGGCAAGGGCGGCATCAAGATTAAAGAAATCAGAGAG AGTACGGGAGCGTCTATACAAGTGGCCAGTGAAATGTTGCCCAACTCCACAGAGCGAGCGGTCACCGTGTCGGGAACAGCTGAAGCAGTCACAGCGTGTATACAAGTGGTCTGCAATATTATGTTGGAG TCCCCACCAAAGGGCGCCACAATTCCCTACCGCCCGAAGCCAGCAGTTCCCCCAGTGGTTTATGCGGGTGGGCAAGCATACATCATACAGAATCCACAGATACCAATGCCGTCACCAGCAGAG CTAAAACCCAAGGTTATA TTGAACAAGTTGAACCAGATGTCACTGGGGCAGCCCGTACCGATGGTACACCCACAAGCCTATATGCCAGGTATGGTGGGCCATGCTCCCGCTCACCTCATGCATTCCAACATGGCCGAAATACCCG AAAGAACAGAGAGATACATCCTGAACCAACTTTACGGACACTTTGATG TGTCGGCGGCGCCTGGGTATGCTCCGATACCGTTTCATCAACGACCACTGCCCAATGGCCCGATCCCAGCACCAAATGGGCAGCAGACACATGAAATGAACATCCCAAACGATCTCATTGGCTGTATCATTGGCAGGGGCGGACAGAAAATCAACGAGATTAG GCAAATCTCTGGTGCTAATATCAAGATTTCAAATGCGGAAGATGGGATACCAGACCGAAAAGTCACGATCACAGGAACTCCCGAAACTATCGGCATGGCTCAGTACTTAATCAACACCAG CATGGAATTACATAAGACTCTAGTCCTAGACCCTAACTCCGCTGCTCCATCCCCATCAAGTACCGTAACTCCGTCATCTGCAAGTCCAGTAACTCCAGTGACTTCAGTTACCTCCCCTGCAGTATCCCAGCAGGCAGCTCCAGTTACCATGCCGATGACCTCAATGAACTTTCCTGGGATGAAACCGCTTCAGATAATAGGGATGAATGGTCTTAATGGACTGCAACCTTTACCCGGATCTTATCCTTCCATACCTTCTTTGCCAGGAATGAATGGTggtttaaatggtttaaattatGGACTGATTGATCCAATGTTTATTAACTGCGGAATTGGACAGCCTATGCACCATTCTGCAGCAAATTTTACAGGAAAAATGCGAGTCGGAGTCGCCGCGGTAAAAACGGGCTCGCCAAAGTTCTCCCCCTACTAA
- the LOC128236078 gene encoding poly(rC)-binding protein 3-like isoform X12 — MERTMVQGGETNGIAPSILTVRMIMQGKEVGSIIGKKGDNIKKYREDSGAKINISDGSCPERIVTITGTTDNIHKAFTMICSKFEEQPSLFQDLQNTPTVPKPPVTLRLVVPASQCGSLIGKGGIKIKEIRESTGASIQVASEMLPNSTERAVTVSGTAEAVTACIQVVCNIMLESPPKGATIPYRPKPAVPPVVYAGGQAYIIQNPQIPMPSPAEQVWCNCPQEPYGYTLNKLNQMSLGQPVPMVHPQAYMPVSAAPGYAPIPFHQRPLPNGPIPAPNGQQTHEMNIPNDLIGCIIGRGGQKINEIRQISGANIKISNAEDGIPDRKVTITGTPETIGMAQYLINTSMELHKTLVLDPNSAAPSPSSTVTPSSASPVTPVTSVTSPAVSQQAAPVTMPMTSMNFPGMKPLQIIGMNGLNGLQPLPGSYPSIPSLPGMNGGLNGLNYGLIDPMFINCGIGQPMHHSAANFTGKMRVGVAAVKTGSPKFSPY, encoded by the exons ATGGAGAGAACCATGGTGCAAGGAGGGGAAACCAACGGCATTGCGCCATCCATTCTCACTGTCCGCATGATCATGCAGGGAAAG GAGGTTGGCAGCATAATCGGAAAG AAAGGAGacaatataaagaaatacagaGAAGAT AGTGGTGCTAAAATCAACATATCTGATGGTTCGTGTCCTGAACGTATAGTCACCATAACAGGAACGACAGACAACATTCACAAAGCATTCACAATGATATGTTCTAAATTTGAGGAG CAGCCATCTTTGTTTCAGGACCTCCAAAACACGCCCACAGTGCCGAAACCCCCCGTCACACTGCGTCTGGTCGTACCGGCCAGCCAGTGTGGCTCGCTTATCGGCAAGGGCGGCATCAAGATTAAAGAAATCAGAGAG AGTACGGGAGCGTCTATACAAGTGGCCAGTGAAATGTTGCCCAACTCCACAGAGCGAGCGGTCACCGTGTCGGGAACAGCTGAAGCAGTCACAGCGTGTATACAAGTGGTCTGCAATATTATGTTGGAG TCCCCACCAAAGGGCGCCACAATTCCCTACCGCCCGAAGCCAGCAGTTCCCCCAGTGGTTTATGCGGGTGGGCAAGCATACATCATACAGAATCCACAGATACCAATGCCGTCACCAGCAGAG CAGGTCTGGTGTAACTGCCCACAGGAGCCTTATGGTTACACG TTGAACAAGTTGAACCAGATGTCACTGGGGCAGCCCGTACCGATGGTACACCCACAAGCCTATATGCCAG TGTCGGCGGCGCCTGGGTATGCTCCGATACCGTTTCATCAACGACCACTGCCCAATGGCCCGATCCCAGCACCAAATGGGCAGCAGACACATGAAATGAACATCCCAAACGATCTCATTGGCTGTATCATTGGCAGGGGCGGACAGAAAATCAACGAGATTAG GCAAATCTCTGGTGCTAATATCAAGATTTCAAATGCGGAAGATGGGATACCAGACCGAAAAGTCACGATCACAGGAACTCCCGAAACTATCGGCATGGCTCAGTACTTAATCAACACCAG CATGGAATTACATAAGACTCTAGTCCTAGACCCTAACTCCGCTGCTCCATCCCCATCAAGTACCGTAACTCCGTCATCTGCAAGTCCAGTAACTCCAGTGACTTCAGTTACCTCCCCTGCAGTATCCCAGCAGGCAGCTCCAGTTACCATGCCGATGACCTCAATGAACTTTCCTGGGATGAAACCGCTTCAGATAATAGGGATGAATGGTCTTAATGGACTGCAACCTTTACCCGGATCTTATCCTTCCATACCTTCTTTGCCAGGAATGAATGGTggtttaaatggtttaaattatGGACTGATTGATCCAATGTTTATTAACTGCGGAATTGGACAGCCTATGCACCATTCTGCAGCAAATTTTACAGGAAAAATGCGAGTCGGAGTCGCCGCGGTAAAAACGGGCTCGCCAAAGTTCTCCCCCTACTAA
- the LOC128236078 gene encoding poly(rC)-binding protein 3-like isoform X10: MERTMVQGGETNGIAPSILTVRMIMQGKEVGSIIGKKGDNIKKYREDSGAKINISDGSCPERIVTITGTTDNIHKAFTMICSKFEEQPSLFQDLQNTPTVPKPPVTLRLVVPASQCGSLIGKGGIKIKEIRESTGASIQVASEMLPNSTERAVTVSGTAEAVTACIQVVCNIMLESPPKGATIPYRPKPAVPPVVYAGGQAYIIQNPQIPMPSPAEQVWCNCPQEPYGYTLKPKVILNKLNQMSLGQPVPMVHPQAYMPVSAAPGYAPIPFHQRPLPNGPIPAPNGQQTHEMNIPNDLIGCIIGRGGQKINEIRQISGANIKISNAEDGIPDRKVTITGTPETIGMAQYLINTSMELHKTLVLDPNSAAPSPSSTVTPSSASPVTPVTSVTSPAVSQQAAPVTMPMTSMNFPGMKPLQIIGMNGLNGLQPLPGSYPSIPSLPGMNGGLNGLNYGLIDPMFINCGIGQPMHHSAANFTGKMRVGVAAVKTGSPKFSPY, translated from the exons ATGGAGAGAACCATGGTGCAAGGAGGGGAAACCAACGGCATTGCGCCATCCATTCTCACTGTCCGCATGATCATGCAGGGAAAG GAGGTTGGCAGCATAATCGGAAAG AAAGGAGacaatataaagaaatacagaGAAGAT AGTGGTGCTAAAATCAACATATCTGATGGTTCGTGTCCTGAACGTATAGTCACCATAACAGGAACGACAGACAACATTCACAAAGCATTCACAATGATATGTTCTAAATTTGAGGAG CAGCCATCTTTGTTTCAGGACCTCCAAAACACGCCCACAGTGCCGAAACCCCCCGTCACACTGCGTCTGGTCGTACCGGCCAGCCAGTGTGGCTCGCTTATCGGCAAGGGCGGCATCAAGATTAAAGAAATCAGAGAG AGTACGGGAGCGTCTATACAAGTGGCCAGTGAAATGTTGCCCAACTCCACAGAGCGAGCGGTCACCGTGTCGGGAACAGCTGAAGCAGTCACAGCGTGTATACAAGTGGTCTGCAATATTATGTTGGAG TCCCCACCAAAGGGCGCCACAATTCCCTACCGCCCGAAGCCAGCAGTTCCCCCAGTGGTTTATGCGGGTGGGCAAGCATACATCATACAGAATCCACAGATACCAATGCCGTCACCAGCAGAG CAGGTCTGGTGTAACTGCCCACAGGAGCCTTATGGTTACACG CTAAAACCCAAGGTTATA TTGAACAAGTTGAACCAGATGTCACTGGGGCAGCCCGTACCGATGGTACACCCACAAGCCTATATGCCAG TGTCGGCGGCGCCTGGGTATGCTCCGATACCGTTTCATCAACGACCACTGCCCAATGGCCCGATCCCAGCACCAAATGGGCAGCAGACACATGAAATGAACATCCCAAACGATCTCATTGGCTGTATCATTGGCAGGGGCGGACAGAAAATCAACGAGATTAG GCAAATCTCTGGTGCTAATATCAAGATTTCAAATGCGGAAGATGGGATACCAGACCGAAAAGTCACGATCACAGGAACTCCCGAAACTATCGGCATGGCTCAGTACTTAATCAACACCAG CATGGAATTACATAAGACTCTAGTCCTAGACCCTAACTCCGCTGCTCCATCCCCATCAAGTACCGTAACTCCGTCATCTGCAAGTCCAGTAACTCCAGTGACTTCAGTTACCTCCCCTGCAGTATCCCAGCAGGCAGCTCCAGTTACCATGCCGATGACCTCAATGAACTTTCCTGGGATGAAACCGCTTCAGATAATAGGGATGAATGGTCTTAATGGACTGCAACCTTTACCCGGATCTTATCCTTCCATACCTTCTTTGCCAGGAATGAATGGTggtttaaatggtttaaattatGGACTGATTGATCCAATGTTTATTAACTGCGGAATTGGACAGCCTATGCACCATTCTGCAGCAAATTTTACAGGAAAAATGCGAGTCGGAGTCGCCGCGGTAAAAACGGGCTCGCCAAAGTTCTCCCCCTACTAA
- the LOC128236078 gene encoding poly(rC)-binding protein 3-like isoform X11 gives MERTMVQGGETNGIAPSILTVRMIMQGKEVGSIIGKKGDNIKKYREDSGAKINISDGSCPERIVTITGTTDNIHKAFTMICSKFEEQPSLFQDLQNTPTVPKPPVTLRLVVPASQCGSLIGKGGIKIKEIRESTGASIQVASEMLPNSTERAVTVSGTAEAVTACIQVVCNIMLESPPKGATIPYRPKPAVPPVVYAGGQAYIIQNPQIPMPSPAELNKLNQMSLGQPVPMVHPQAYMPGMVGHAPAHLMHSNMAEIPVSAAPGYAPIPFHQRPLPNGPIPAPNGQQTHEMNIPNDLIGCIIGRGGQKINEIRQISGANIKISNAEDGIPDRKVTITGTPETIGMAQYLINTSMELHKTLVLDPNSAAPSPSSTVTPSSASPVTPVTSVTSPAVSQQAAPVTMPMTSMNFPGMKPLQIIGMNGLNGLQPLPGSYPSIPSLPGMNGGLNGLNYGLIDPMFINCGIGQPMHHSAANFTGKMRVGVAAVKTGSPKFSPY, from the exons ATGGAGAGAACCATGGTGCAAGGAGGGGAAACCAACGGCATTGCGCCATCCATTCTCACTGTCCGCATGATCATGCAGGGAAAG GAGGTTGGCAGCATAATCGGAAAG AAAGGAGacaatataaagaaatacagaGAAGAT AGTGGTGCTAAAATCAACATATCTGATGGTTCGTGTCCTGAACGTATAGTCACCATAACAGGAACGACAGACAACATTCACAAAGCATTCACAATGATATGTTCTAAATTTGAGGAG CAGCCATCTTTGTTTCAGGACCTCCAAAACACGCCCACAGTGCCGAAACCCCCCGTCACACTGCGTCTGGTCGTACCGGCCAGCCAGTGTGGCTCGCTTATCGGCAAGGGCGGCATCAAGATTAAAGAAATCAGAGAG AGTACGGGAGCGTCTATACAAGTGGCCAGTGAAATGTTGCCCAACTCCACAGAGCGAGCGGTCACCGTGTCGGGAACAGCTGAAGCAGTCACAGCGTGTATACAAGTGGTCTGCAATATTATGTTGGAG TCCCCACCAAAGGGCGCCACAATTCCCTACCGCCCGAAGCCAGCAGTTCCCCCAGTGGTTTATGCGGGTGGGCAAGCATACATCATACAGAATCCACAGATACCAATGCCGTCACCAGCAGAG TTGAACAAGTTGAACCAGATGTCACTGGGGCAGCCCGTACCGATGGTACACCCACAAGCCTATATGCCAGGTATGGTGGGCCATGCTCCCGCTCACCTCATGCATTCCAACATGGCCGAAATACCCG TGTCGGCGGCGCCTGGGTATGCTCCGATACCGTTTCATCAACGACCACTGCCCAATGGCCCGATCCCAGCACCAAATGGGCAGCAGACACATGAAATGAACATCCCAAACGATCTCATTGGCTGTATCATTGGCAGGGGCGGACAGAAAATCAACGAGATTAG GCAAATCTCTGGTGCTAATATCAAGATTTCAAATGCGGAAGATGGGATACCAGACCGAAAAGTCACGATCACAGGAACTCCCGAAACTATCGGCATGGCTCAGTACTTAATCAACACCAG CATGGAATTACATAAGACTCTAGTCCTAGACCCTAACTCCGCTGCTCCATCCCCATCAAGTACCGTAACTCCGTCATCTGCAAGTCCAGTAACTCCAGTGACTTCAGTTACCTCCCCTGCAGTATCCCAGCAGGCAGCTCCAGTTACCATGCCGATGACCTCAATGAACTTTCCTGGGATGAAACCGCTTCAGATAATAGGGATGAATGGTCTTAATGGACTGCAACCTTTACCCGGATCTTATCCTTCCATACCTTCTTTGCCAGGAATGAATGGTggtttaaatggtttaaattatGGACTGATTGATCCAATGTTTATTAACTGCGGAATTGGACAGCCTATGCACCATTCTGCAGCAAATTTTACAGGAAAAATGCGAGTCGGAGTCGCCGCGGTAAAAACGGGCTCGCCAAAGTTCTCCCCCTACTAA
- the LOC128236078 gene encoding poly(rC)-binding protein 3-like isoform X8: MERTMVQGGETNGIAPSILTVRMIMQGKEVGSIIGKKGDNIKKYREDSGAKINISDGSCPERIVTITGTTDNIHKAFTMICSKFEEQPSLFQDLQNTPTVPKPPVTLRLVVPASQCGSLIGKGGIKIKEIRESTGASIQVASEMLPNSTERAVTVSGTAEAVTACIQVVCNIMLESPPKGATIPYRPKPAVPPVVYAGGQAYIIQNPQIPMPSPAELNKLNQMSLGQPVPMVHPQAYMPGMVGHAPAHLMHSNMAEIPERTERYILNQLYGHFDVSAAPGYAPIPFHQRPLPNGPIPAPNGQQTHEMNIPNDLIGCIIGRGGQKINEIRQISGANIKISNAEDGIPDRKVTITGTPETIGMAQYLINTSMELHKTLVLDPNSAAPSPSSTVTPSSASPVTPVTSVTSPAVSQQAAPVTMPMTSMNFPGMKPLQIIGMNGLNGLQPLPGSYPSIPSLPGMNGGLNGLNYGLIDPMFINCGIGQPMHHSAANFTGKMRVGVAAVKTGSPKFSPY; this comes from the exons ATGGAGAGAACCATGGTGCAAGGAGGGGAAACCAACGGCATTGCGCCATCCATTCTCACTGTCCGCATGATCATGCAGGGAAAG GAGGTTGGCAGCATAATCGGAAAG AAAGGAGacaatataaagaaatacagaGAAGAT AGTGGTGCTAAAATCAACATATCTGATGGTTCGTGTCCTGAACGTATAGTCACCATAACAGGAACGACAGACAACATTCACAAAGCATTCACAATGATATGTTCTAAATTTGAGGAG CAGCCATCTTTGTTTCAGGACCTCCAAAACACGCCCACAGTGCCGAAACCCCCCGTCACACTGCGTCTGGTCGTACCGGCCAGCCAGTGTGGCTCGCTTATCGGCAAGGGCGGCATCAAGATTAAAGAAATCAGAGAG AGTACGGGAGCGTCTATACAAGTGGCCAGTGAAATGTTGCCCAACTCCACAGAGCGAGCGGTCACCGTGTCGGGAACAGCTGAAGCAGTCACAGCGTGTATACAAGTGGTCTGCAATATTATGTTGGAG TCCCCACCAAAGGGCGCCACAATTCCCTACCGCCCGAAGCCAGCAGTTCCCCCAGTGGTTTATGCGGGTGGGCAAGCATACATCATACAGAATCCACAGATACCAATGCCGTCACCAGCAGAG TTGAACAAGTTGAACCAGATGTCACTGGGGCAGCCCGTACCGATGGTACACCCACAAGCCTATATGCCAGGTATGGTGGGCCATGCTCCCGCTCACCTCATGCATTCCAACATGGCCGAAATACCCG AAAGAACAGAGAGATACATCCTGAACCAACTTTACGGACACTTTGATG TGTCGGCGGCGCCTGGGTATGCTCCGATACCGTTTCATCAACGACCACTGCCCAATGGCCCGATCCCAGCACCAAATGGGCAGCAGACACATGAAATGAACATCCCAAACGATCTCATTGGCTGTATCATTGGCAGGGGCGGACAGAAAATCAACGAGATTAG GCAAATCTCTGGTGCTAATATCAAGATTTCAAATGCGGAAGATGGGATACCAGACCGAAAAGTCACGATCACAGGAACTCCCGAAACTATCGGCATGGCTCAGTACTTAATCAACACCAG CATGGAATTACATAAGACTCTAGTCCTAGACCCTAACTCCGCTGCTCCATCCCCATCAAGTACCGTAACTCCGTCATCTGCAAGTCCAGTAACTCCAGTGACTTCAGTTACCTCCCCTGCAGTATCCCAGCAGGCAGCTCCAGTTACCATGCCGATGACCTCAATGAACTTTCCTGGGATGAAACCGCTTCAGATAATAGGGATGAATGGTCTTAATGGACTGCAACCTTTACCCGGATCTTATCCTTCCATACCTTCTTTGCCAGGAATGAATGGTggtttaaatggtttaaattatGGACTGATTGATCCAATGTTTATTAACTGCGGAATTGGACAGCCTATGCACCATTCTGCAGCAAATTTTACAGGAAAAATGCGAGTCGGAGTCGCCGCGGTAAAAACGGGCTCGCCAAAGTTCTCCCCCTACTAA